In Xiphophorus hellerii strain 12219 chromosome 4, Xiphophorus_hellerii-4.1, whole genome shotgun sequence, a single genomic region encodes these proteins:
- the LOC116718264 gene encoding NLR family CARD domain-containing protein 3-like isoform X2: MEENNSSPKAAVSAQMNKQATDYSQMKQDRQESSQGKPESMENHWSKDEPVEFNKGPTENKTQMKQDGPGSSQENRVSMQSKDEPIEFKEREPAGNKNQMDLETPEPPQPTCVSMFAGSTEQSKDESTEPKRRRPSLLEMLARLSTFSNQRSEAFRDPKEHLDSVFMVLEDDIISFVRTELQKMKNILSPEGSSCPKVDDETAGNEEQRSDNRDAFLKITLNFLKRRNEKQLADSLQNKTQAAICQVKLKSSLAKRCQYLFEGNSWRGKLTPVNQIYTELNVTEQETGEVDNEHEVQQTEAASLKPDDPETTISCEDIFKPGRDEQIRTLVTKGAAGIGKTLLTQKYTLDWAEGKTNRNIQFIFPFTFRELNLLKSQTITLVGLIHQFFPEIRKAGICSFEEFQIVFIFDGLDELQPPLDFHHTPVLIDVTEPSSVHTILVNLIRGKLLPSARLWITTRPAAVHQIPIQYVDSEKEIRGFTDQRKKEYFRKRFQDKEHTNKIISHIETSRSLHTMCHIPVFCWITATVLDQVLKENKKTEMPKTLTELYIHFLVVQVSQDNEKYHKKVLTTDAIWNPETEKIFLAIGKLAFEQLEKRNLLFYEEDLKESGIDINTASTYPGVFTETFKEESVLNRKRLFCFVHRSIQEFLAALYVFLVFMKTGDNLMRRSRSALQPESKFKQFYQSAVDKALESPDGYLDMFTRFLLGLSLKTNQDLLQGLLQKTKNAPQVQKTLVQHIKKNIRDCPSVEKSIRMFHWLNELNDHSLEEEIRLYLSGEVLEKELTSSQWSALIFVLLSSQKVLDVFDFKKFSKPKEALVWLAPVVKASKKSLLCSCNLSQRSSIHLVPVLTAENSCLSELDLSDNDLHDEGVDLLSFGLRSPKCRLKVLSLSGCLVTEKGCDYLASALTSNPSYLRELDLSFNHPGESGLNAFSAGLQDPNWKLKTLKADHCGKHRLNPSPQRFFLEQLLDPNTANRNLVLLLDNKHVKAVKEEQPYPDHPERFDTWKQVLCTDGLTGRCYWEVQWRRTVRIGLSYKGIRRKGEDDECCIGGNDQSWALSCSPQSFTAWHNNTPTEIKPLEKTNSNRLGVYLDWSAGTVSFYSLLGIVSSIKKIHLHTFETTFTEPLYAAFGFEQTQELEDESSSVSLIQVE; the protein is encoded by the exons ATGGAGGAAAACAATTCTTCCCCTAAAGCTGCTGTGTCTGCACAAATGAACAAACAGGCTACAGATTACAG CCAAATGAAGCAGGACCGACAAGAATCTTCCCAGGGAAAACCTGAGTCTATGGAAAATCACTGGTCTAAAGACGAACCAGTTGAATTCAATAAAGGACccactgaaaataaaac CCAAATGAAGCAGGACGGACCAGGATCTTCCCAGGAAAACCGTGTGTCCATGCAAAGCAAAGACGAACCAATTGAATTCAAGGAAAGAGAACCCGCTGGAAATAAAAA CCAAATGGATCTGGAGACACCAGAACCACCTCAACCAACTTGTGTGTCCATGTTTGCTGGGAGTACTGAGCAATCTAAAGATGAATCAACTGAACCCAAGAGACGACGCCCCTCTCTTCTTGAAAT GTTGGCTCGACTATCGACTTTCTCTAACCAGAGATCAGAGGCTTTTAGAGACCCTAAAGAACACCTGGATTCTGTTTTCATG GTGCTTGAGGATGACATTATCAGTTTTGTAAGAACTGAACTGCAGAAAATGAAGAACATACTGAGTCCAGAGGGCTCAAGTTGCCCTAAAGTGGATGATGAAACAGCTGGGAATGAAGAGCAAAGGAGTGACAACAGAGATGCATTCCTGAAAATCACCCTGAACTTCCTGAAGAGAAGGAATGAGAAGCAGCTGGCTGATTCTTTACAAAATA aaACTCAAGCTGCTATTTGCCAGGTGAAATTAAAGTCCAGCCTGGCCAAAAGGTGTCAGTACTTGTTTGAAGGTAATTCATGGAGAGGAAAACTGACACCTGTGAATCAGATCTACACTGAGCTTAATGTCACAGAGCAAGAGACAGGAGAGGTCGACAATGAACATGAGGTTCAACAAACTGAAGCAGCATCCTTGAAACCAGATGATCCGGAAACAACCATCAGCTGTGAGGACATTTTTAAACCTGGAAGAGATGAGCAAATCAGAACGCTGGTGACCAAAGGTGctgctggcattgggaaaacactcTTGACACAGAAGTACACtttggactgggctgaaggtAAAACCAACCGCAATATACAGTTTATCTTCCCATTCACCTTCCGAGAGCTCAACTTGCTGAAATCTCAAACCATCACATTAGTGGGACTCATTCATCAGTTCTTTcctgaaataagaaaagcagGAATCTGTAGCTTTGAAGAGTTCCagattgtgtttatttttgatggtctggatgaactTCAACCTCCTCTGGACTTCCACCACACTCCGGTTCTGATAGATGTTACAGAACCCTCCTCAGTCCACACGATACTCGTAAACCTCATCAGAGGGAAGCTGCTTCCCTCAGCTCgtctctggataaccacacgacccgCAGCAGTCCATCAGATCCCTATTCAGTATGTTGACAGTGAGAAAGAAATCAGAGGTTTCACAGACCAGCGGAAGAAAGAATATTTCAGAAAGAGATTCCAAGACAAGGAACACACCAATAAGATCATATCTCATATTGAGACATCAAGAAGCCTCCATACAATGTGTCACAttcctgttttctgttggatcactgctacagttctggatCAGGtcctgaaagaaaataagaaaactgaGATGCCCAAAACCCTGACTGAGTTGTATATCCATTTCTTGGTTGTACAGGTCAGTCAGGACAatgaaaaatatcacaaaaaagtGTTGACAACTGATGCCATCTGGAATCCAGAGACTGAGAAAATCTTTCTTGCAATTGGAAAACTAGCCTTTGAGCAgctggaaaaaagaaacctgCTCTTTTATGAAGAGGACCTAAAAGAGTCTGGCATTGACATAAACACTGCTTCGACTTACCCAGGagtgtttacagagactttcaAGGAAGAAAGCGTACTGAACCGGAAaaggctgttttgttttgtccatCGGAGCATTCAAGAGTTTCTGGCTGCACTTTATGTCTTCTTGGTGTTCATGAAGACTGGGGACAATCTGATGAGAAGAAGTCGCAGTGCTTTGCAACCTGAATCgaaatttaaacagttttaccaGAGTGCAGTGGACAAGGCTTTGGAGAGTCCAGATGGATACTTGGACATGTTTACCCGCTTTCTCTTGGGGCTTTCACTGAAAACTAACCAAGACCTCCTACAAGGCTTGTTgcaaaagaccaaaaacgctccACAGGTTCAAAAAACGCTTGTCCAACACATCAAAAAAAATATCAGGGATTGTCCTTCAGTTGAGAAAAGCATCCGGATGTTTCACTggctgaatgaactgaatgaccACTCTCTAGAGGAGGAGATACGGCTGTACCTGAGTGGAGAAGTCCTTGAAAAAGAGCTCACCTCTTCTCAGTGGTCAGCACTGATCTTTGTCTTGTTGTCTTCACAAAAAGTGCTTGATGTTTTTGACTTCAAGAAGTTTTCTAAACCAAAGGAAGCCCTTGTGTGGCTAGCACCAGTGGTGAAAGCATCAAAAAAGTCTCT GCTGTGTAGCTGTAACCTGTCGCAGAGAAGCAGTATACATCTGGTGCCAGTGTTAACCGCTGAGAACTCTTGCCTCAGTGAGTTGGACCTGAGTGACAATGACCTGCATGATGAAGGAGTAGATTTGCTTTCTTTTGGACTCAGGAGTCCAAAGTGTAGACTGAAGGTTCTCAG CTTGTCAGGCTGTCTGGTCACAGAGAAAGGCTGTGATTATCTGGcttcagctctgacctccaacccttCTTATCTGAGAGAGCTTGACCTGAGCTTCAACCATCCAGGAGAATCAGGGCTCAATGCTTTTTCCGCTGGGCTGCAGGATCCAAACTGGAAACTGAAAACTCTAAa GGCAGATCATTGTGGAAAACACCGCCTGAATCCATCACCCCAAAGGT TCTTCCTTGAGCAGTTACTGGATCCCaacacagcaaacagaaatcTGGTGCTGTTACTGGACAACAAACATGTGAAGGCTGTGAAAGAGGAGCAGCCGTACCCCGACCATCCAGAGAGGTTTGACACCTGGAAGCAGGTGCTGTGCACTGatggtctgactggtcgctgcTACTGGGAGGTCCAATGGAGAAGGACAGTCAGAATAGGACTGTCATACAAAGGAATCAGGAGGAAGGGGGAGGATGACGAGTGCTGCATTGGTGGGAACGATCAGTCCTGGGCTCTTTCATGCAGTCCTCAGAGTTTCACTGCCTGGCACAACAACAcaccaacagaaataaaaccgCTCGAAAAGACCAACTCCAACAGGCTGGGAGTGTATTTGGACTGGTCTGCAGGCACTGTGTCCTTTTACTCACTTCTTGGCATAGTTTCCTCCATAAAAAAGATTCACCTTCATACGTTTGAGACAACATTCACTGAACCACTCTATGCTGCATTTGGGTTTGAACAAACCCAGGAGCTTGAGGATGAATCCTCTTCAGTTTCCCTGATTCAAGTTGAATAA
- the LOC116718264 gene encoding NLR family CARD domain-containing protein 3-like isoform X1, whose translation MEENNSSPKAAVSAQMNKQATDYSQIEERPELTDLNCVSKATERSKIEPVDFSNVSSESQIQMKQDRQESSQGKPESMENHWSKDEPVEFNKGPTENKTQMKQDGPGSSQENRVSMQSKDEPIEFKEREPAGNKNQMDLETPEPPQPTCVSMFAGSTEQSKDESTEPKRRRPSLLEMLARLSTFSNQRSEAFRDPKEHLDSVFMVLEDDIISFVRTELQKMKNILSPEGSSCPKVDDETAGNEEQRSDNRDAFLKITLNFLKRRNEKQLADSLQNKTQAAICQVKLKSSLAKRCQYLFEGNSWRGKLTPVNQIYTELNVTEQETGEVDNEHEVQQTEAASLKPDDPETTISCEDIFKPGRDEQIRTLVTKGAAGIGKTLLTQKYTLDWAEGKTNRNIQFIFPFTFRELNLLKSQTITLVGLIHQFFPEIRKAGICSFEEFQIVFIFDGLDELQPPLDFHHTPVLIDVTEPSSVHTILVNLIRGKLLPSARLWITTRPAAVHQIPIQYVDSEKEIRGFTDQRKKEYFRKRFQDKEHTNKIISHIETSRSLHTMCHIPVFCWITATVLDQVLKENKKTEMPKTLTELYIHFLVVQVSQDNEKYHKKVLTTDAIWNPETEKIFLAIGKLAFEQLEKRNLLFYEEDLKESGIDINTASTYPGVFTETFKEESVLNRKRLFCFVHRSIQEFLAALYVFLVFMKTGDNLMRRSRSALQPESKFKQFYQSAVDKALESPDGYLDMFTRFLLGLSLKTNQDLLQGLLQKTKNAPQVQKTLVQHIKKNIRDCPSVEKSIRMFHWLNELNDHSLEEEIRLYLSGEVLEKELTSSQWSALIFVLLSSQKVLDVFDFKKFSKPKEALVWLAPVVKASKKSLLCSCNLSQRSSIHLVPVLTAENSCLSELDLSDNDLHDEGVDLLSFGLRSPKCRLKVLSLSGCLVTEKGCDYLASALTSNPSYLRELDLSFNHPGESGLNAFSAGLQDPNWKLKTLKADHCGKHRLNPSPQRFFLEQLLDPNTANRNLVLLLDNKHVKAVKEEQPYPDHPERFDTWKQVLCTDGLTGRCYWEVQWRRTVRIGLSYKGIRRKGEDDECCIGGNDQSWALSCSPQSFTAWHNNTPTEIKPLEKTNSNRLGVYLDWSAGTVSFYSLLGIVSSIKKIHLHTFETTFTEPLYAAFGFEQTQELEDESSSVSLIQVE comes from the exons ATGGAGGAAAACAATTCTTCCCCTAAAGCTGCTGTGTCTGCACAAATGAACAAACAGGCTACAGATTACAG CCAAATAGAAGAAAGACCAGAGTTAACTGATTTAAACTGTGTGTCCAAGGCGACTGAAAGGTCTAAAATTGAACCAGTTGATTTCAGCAACGTCTCATCTGAAAGTCAAAT CCAAATGAAGCAGGACCGACAAGAATCTTCCCAGGGAAAACCTGAGTCTATGGAAAATCACTGGTCTAAAGACGAACCAGTTGAATTCAATAAAGGACccactgaaaataaaac CCAAATGAAGCAGGACGGACCAGGATCTTCCCAGGAAAACCGTGTGTCCATGCAAAGCAAAGACGAACCAATTGAATTCAAGGAAAGAGAACCCGCTGGAAATAAAAA CCAAATGGATCTGGAGACACCAGAACCACCTCAACCAACTTGTGTGTCCATGTTTGCTGGGAGTACTGAGCAATCTAAAGATGAATCAACTGAACCCAAGAGACGACGCCCCTCTCTTCTTGAAAT GTTGGCTCGACTATCGACTTTCTCTAACCAGAGATCAGAGGCTTTTAGAGACCCTAAAGAACACCTGGATTCTGTTTTCATG GTGCTTGAGGATGACATTATCAGTTTTGTAAGAACTGAACTGCAGAAAATGAAGAACATACTGAGTCCAGAGGGCTCAAGTTGCCCTAAAGTGGATGATGAAACAGCTGGGAATGAAGAGCAAAGGAGTGACAACAGAGATGCATTCCTGAAAATCACCCTGAACTTCCTGAAGAGAAGGAATGAGAAGCAGCTGGCTGATTCTTTACAAAATA aaACTCAAGCTGCTATTTGCCAGGTGAAATTAAAGTCCAGCCTGGCCAAAAGGTGTCAGTACTTGTTTGAAGGTAATTCATGGAGAGGAAAACTGACACCTGTGAATCAGATCTACACTGAGCTTAATGTCACAGAGCAAGAGACAGGAGAGGTCGACAATGAACATGAGGTTCAACAAACTGAAGCAGCATCCTTGAAACCAGATGATCCGGAAACAACCATCAGCTGTGAGGACATTTTTAAACCTGGAAGAGATGAGCAAATCAGAACGCTGGTGACCAAAGGTGctgctggcattgggaaaacactcTTGACACAGAAGTACACtttggactgggctgaaggtAAAACCAACCGCAATATACAGTTTATCTTCCCATTCACCTTCCGAGAGCTCAACTTGCTGAAATCTCAAACCATCACATTAGTGGGACTCATTCATCAGTTCTTTcctgaaataagaaaagcagGAATCTGTAGCTTTGAAGAGTTCCagattgtgtttatttttgatggtctggatgaactTCAACCTCCTCTGGACTTCCACCACACTCCGGTTCTGATAGATGTTACAGAACCCTCCTCAGTCCACACGATACTCGTAAACCTCATCAGAGGGAAGCTGCTTCCCTCAGCTCgtctctggataaccacacgacccgCAGCAGTCCATCAGATCCCTATTCAGTATGTTGACAGTGAGAAAGAAATCAGAGGTTTCACAGACCAGCGGAAGAAAGAATATTTCAGAAAGAGATTCCAAGACAAGGAACACACCAATAAGATCATATCTCATATTGAGACATCAAGAAGCCTCCATACAATGTGTCACAttcctgttttctgttggatcactgctacagttctggatCAGGtcctgaaagaaaataagaaaactgaGATGCCCAAAACCCTGACTGAGTTGTATATCCATTTCTTGGTTGTACAGGTCAGTCAGGACAatgaaaaatatcacaaaaaagtGTTGACAACTGATGCCATCTGGAATCCAGAGACTGAGAAAATCTTTCTTGCAATTGGAAAACTAGCCTTTGAGCAgctggaaaaaagaaacctgCTCTTTTATGAAGAGGACCTAAAAGAGTCTGGCATTGACATAAACACTGCTTCGACTTACCCAGGagtgtttacagagactttcaAGGAAGAAAGCGTACTGAACCGGAAaaggctgttttgttttgtccatCGGAGCATTCAAGAGTTTCTGGCTGCACTTTATGTCTTCTTGGTGTTCATGAAGACTGGGGACAATCTGATGAGAAGAAGTCGCAGTGCTTTGCAACCTGAATCgaaatttaaacagttttaccaGAGTGCAGTGGACAAGGCTTTGGAGAGTCCAGATGGATACTTGGACATGTTTACCCGCTTTCTCTTGGGGCTTTCACTGAAAACTAACCAAGACCTCCTACAAGGCTTGTTgcaaaagaccaaaaacgctccACAGGTTCAAAAAACGCTTGTCCAACACATCAAAAAAAATATCAGGGATTGTCCTTCAGTTGAGAAAAGCATCCGGATGTTTCACTggctgaatgaactgaatgaccACTCTCTAGAGGAGGAGATACGGCTGTACCTGAGTGGAGAAGTCCTTGAAAAAGAGCTCACCTCTTCTCAGTGGTCAGCACTGATCTTTGTCTTGTTGTCTTCACAAAAAGTGCTTGATGTTTTTGACTTCAAGAAGTTTTCTAAACCAAAGGAAGCCCTTGTGTGGCTAGCACCAGTGGTGAAAGCATCAAAAAAGTCTCT GCTGTGTAGCTGTAACCTGTCGCAGAGAAGCAGTATACATCTGGTGCCAGTGTTAACCGCTGAGAACTCTTGCCTCAGTGAGTTGGACCTGAGTGACAATGACCTGCATGATGAAGGAGTAGATTTGCTTTCTTTTGGACTCAGGAGTCCAAAGTGTAGACTGAAGGTTCTCAG CTTGTCAGGCTGTCTGGTCACAGAGAAAGGCTGTGATTATCTGGcttcagctctgacctccaacccttCTTATCTGAGAGAGCTTGACCTGAGCTTCAACCATCCAGGAGAATCAGGGCTCAATGCTTTTTCCGCTGGGCTGCAGGATCCAAACTGGAAACTGAAAACTCTAAa GGCAGATCATTGTGGAAAACACCGCCTGAATCCATCACCCCAAAGGT TCTTCCTTGAGCAGTTACTGGATCCCaacacagcaaacagaaatcTGGTGCTGTTACTGGACAACAAACATGTGAAGGCTGTGAAAGAGGAGCAGCCGTACCCCGACCATCCAGAGAGGTTTGACACCTGGAAGCAGGTGCTGTGCACTGatggtctgactggtcgctgcTACTGGGAGGTCCAATGGAGAAGGACAGTCAGAATAGGACTGTCATACAAAGGAATCAGGAGGAAGGGGGAGGATGACGAGTGCTGCATTGGTGGGAACGATCAGTCCTGGGCTCTTTCATGCAGTCCTCAGAGTTTCACTGCCTGGCACAACAACAcaccaacagaaataaaaccgCTCGAAAAGACCAACTCCAACAGGCTGGGAGTGTATTTGGACTGGTCTGCAGGCACTGTGTCCTTTTACTCACTTCTTGGCATAGTTTCCTCCATAAAAAAGATTCACCTTCATACGTTTGAGACAACATTCACTGAACCACTCTATGCTGCATTTGGGTTTGAACAAACCCAGGAGCTTGAGGATGAATCCTCTTCAGTTTCCCTGATTCAAGTTGAATAA
- the LOC116718264 gene encoding NLR family CARD domain-containing protein 3-like isoform X3, which yields MEENNSSPKAAVSAQMNKQATDYSQIEERPELTDLNCVSKATERSKIEPVDFSNVSSESQIQMKQDGPGSSQENRVSMQSKDEPIEFKEREPAGNKNQMDLETPEPPQPTCVSMFAGSTEQSKDESTEPKRRRPSLLEMLARLSTFSNQRSEAFRDPKEHLDSVFMVLEDDIISFVRTELQKMKNILSPEGSSCPKVDDETAGNEEQRSDNRDAFLKITLNFLKRRNEKQLADSLQNKTQAAICQVKLKSSLAKRCQYLFEGNSWRGKLTPVNQIYTELNVTEQETGEVDNEHEVQQTEAASLKPDDPETTISCEDIFKPGRDEQIRTLVTKGAAGIGKTLLTQKYTLDWAEGKTNRNIQFIFPFTFRELNLLKSQTITLVGLIHQFFPEIRKAGICSFEEFQIVFIFDGLDELQPPLDFHHTPVLIDVTEPSSVHTILVNLIRGKLLPSARLWITTRPAAVHQIPIQYVDSEKEIRGFTDQRKKEYFRKRFQDKEHTNKIISHIETSRSLHTMCHIPVFCWITATVLDQVLKENKKTEMPKTLTELYIHFLVVQVSQDNEKYHKKVLTTDAIWNPETEKIFLAIGKLAFEQLEKRNLLFYEEDLKESGIDINTASTYPGVFTETFKEESVLNRKRLFCFVHRSIQEFLAALYVFLVFMKTGDNLMRRSRSALQPESKFKQFYQSAVDKALESPDGYLDMFTRFLLGLSLKTNQDLLQGLLQKTKNAPQVQKTLVQHIKKNIRDCPSVEKSIRMFHWLNELNDHSLEEEIRLYLSGEVLEKELTSSQWSALIFVLLSSQKVLDVFDFKKFSKPKEALVWLAPVVKASKKSLLCSCNLSQRSSIHLVPVLTAENSCLSELDLSDNDLHDEGVDLLSFGLRSPKCRLKVLSLSGCLVTEKGCDYLASALTSNPSYLRELDLSFNHPGESGLNAFSAGLQDPNWKLKTLKADHCGKHRLNPSPQRFFLEQLLDPNTANRNLVLLLDNKHVKAVKEEQPYPDHPERFDTWKQVLCTDGLTGRCYWEVQWRRTVRIGLSYKGIRRKGEDDECCIGGNDQSWALSCSPQSFTAWHNNTPTEIKPLEKTNSNRLGVYLDWSAGTVSFYSLLGIVSSIKKIHLHTFETTFTEPLYAAFGFEQTQELEDESSSVSLIQVE from the exons ATGGAGGAAAACAATTCTTCCCCTAAAGCTGCTGTGTCTGCACAAATGAACAAACAGGCTACAGATTACAG CCAAATAGAAGAAAGACCAGAGTTAACTGATTTAAACTGTGTGTCCAAGGCGACTGAAAGGTCTAAAATTGAACCAGTTGATTTCAGCAACGTCTCATCTGAAAGTCAAAT CCAAATGAAGCAGGACGGACCAGGATCTTCCCAGGAAAACCGTGTGTCCATGCAAAGCAAAGACGAACCAATTGAATTCAAGGAAAGAGAACCCGCTGGAAATAAAAA CCAAATGGATCTGGAGACACCAGAACCACCTCAACCAACTTGTGTGTCCATGTTTGCTGGGAGTACTGAGCAATCTAAAGATGAATCAACTGAACCCAAGAGACGACGCCCCTCTCTTCTTGAAAT GTTGGCTCGACTATCGACTTTCTCTAACCAGAGATCAGAGGCTTTTAGAGACCCTAAAGAACACCTGGATTCTGTTTTCATG GTGCTTGAGGATGACATTATCAGTTTTGTAAGAACTGAACTGCAGAAAATGAAGAACATACTGAGTCCAGAGGGCTCAAGTTGCCCTAAAGTGGATGATGAAACAGCTGGGAATGAAGAGCAAAGGAGTGACAACAGAGATGCATTCCTGAAAATCACCCTGAACTTCCTGAAGAGAAGGAATGAGAAGCAGCTGGCTGATTCTTTACAAAATA aaACTCAAGCTGCTATTTGCCAGGTGAAATTAAAGTCCAGCCTGGCCAAAAGGTGTCAGTACTTGTTTGAAGGTAATTCATGGAGAGGAAAACTGACACCTGTGAATCAGATCTACACTGAGCTTAATGTCACAGAGCAAGAGACAGGAGAGGTCGACAATGAACATGAGGTTCAACAAACTGAAGCAGCATCCTTGAAACCAGATGATCCGGAAACAACCATCAGCTGTGAGGACATTTTTAAACCTGGAAGAGATGAGCAAATCAGAACGCTGGTGACCAAAGGTGctgctggcattgggaaaacactcTTGACACAGAAGTACACtttggactgggctgaaggtAAAACCAACCGCAATATACAGTTTATCTTCCCATTCACCTTCCGAGAGCTCAACTTGCTGAAATCTCAAACCATCACATTAGTGGGACTCATTCATCAGTTCTTTcctgaaataagaaaagcagGAATCTGTAGCTTTGAAGAGTTCCagattgtgtttatttttgatggtctggatgaactTCAACCTCCTCTGGACTTCCACCACACTCCGGTTCTGATAGATGTTACAGAACCCTCCTCAGTCCACACGATACTCGTAAACCTCATCAGAGGGAAGCTGCTTCCCTCAGCTCgtctctggataaccacacgacccgCAGCAGTCCATCAGATCCCTATTCAGTATGTTGACAGTGAGAAAGAAATCAGAGGTTTCACAGACCAGCGGAAGAAAGAATATTTCAGAAAGAGATTCCAAGACAAGGAACACACCAATAAGATCATATCTCATATTGAGACATCAAGAAGCCTCCATACAATGTGTCACAttcctgttttctgttggatcactgctacagttctggatCAGGtcctgaaagaaaataagaaaactgaGATGCCCAAAACCCTGACTGAGTTGTATATCCATTTCTTGGTTGTACAGGTCAGTCAGGACAatgaaaaatatcacaaaaaagtGTTGACAACTGATGCCATCTGGAATCCAGAGACTGAGAAAATCTTTCTTGCAATTGGAAAACTAGCCTTTGAGCAgctggaaaaaagaaacctgCTCTTTTATGAAGAGGACCTAAAAGAGTCTGGCATTGACATAAACACTGCTTCGACTTACCCAGGagtgtttacagagactttcaAGGAAGAAAGCGTACTGAACCGGAAaaggctgttttgttttgtccatCGGAGCATTCAAGAGTTTCTGGCTGCACTTTATGTCTTCTTGGTGTTCATGAAGACTGGGGACAATCTGATGAGAAGAAGTCGCAGTGCTTTGCAACCTGAATCgaaatttaaacagttttaccaGAGTGCAGTGGACAAGGCTTTGGAGAGTCCAGATGGATACTTGGACATGTTTACCCGCTTTCTCTTGGGGCTTTCACTGAAAACTAACCAAGACCTCCTACAAGGCTTGTTgcaaaagaccaaaaacgctccACAGGTTCAAAAAACGCTTGTCCAACACATCAAAAAAAATATCAGGGATTGTCCTTCAGTTGAGAAAAGCATCCGGATGTTTCACTggctgaatgaactgaatgaccACTCTCTAGAGGAGGAGATACGGCTGTACCTGAGTGGAGAAGTCCTTGAAAAAGAGCTCACCTCTTCTCAGTGGTCAGCACTGATCTTTGTCTTGTTGTCTTCACAAAAAGTGCTTGATGTTTTTGACTTCAAGAAGTTTTCTAAACCAAAGGAAGCCCTTGTGTGGCTAGCACCAGTGGTGAAAGCATCAAAAAAGTCTCT GCTGTGTAGCTGTAACCTGTCGCAGAGAAGCAGTATACATCTGGTGCCAGTGTTAACCGCTGAGAACTCTTGCCTCAGTGAGTTGGACCTGAGTGACAATGACCTGCATGATGAAGGAGTAGATTTGCTTTCTTTTGGACTCAGGAGTCCAAAGTGTAGACTGAAGGTTCTCAG CTTGTCAGGCTGTCTGGTCACAGAGAAAGGCTGTGATTATCTGGcttcagctctgacctccaacccttCTTATCTGAGAGAGCTTGACCTGAGCTTCAACCATCCAGGAGAATCAGGGCTCAATGCTTTTTCCGCTGGGCTGCAGGATCCAAACTGGAAACTGAAAACTCTAAa GGCAGATCATTGTGGAAAACACCGCCTGAATCCATCACCCCAAAGGT TCTTCCTTGAGCAGTTACTGGATCCCaacacagcaaacagaaatcTGGTGCTGTTACTGGACAACAAACATGTGAAGGCTGTGAAAGAGGAGCAGCCGTACCCCGACCATCCAGAGAGGTTTGACACCTGGAAGCAGGTGCTGTGCACTGatggtctgactggtcgctgcTACTGGGAGGTCCAATGGAGAAGGACAGTCAGAATAGGACTGTCATACAAAGGAATCAGGAGGAAGGGGGAGGATGACGAGTGCTGCATTGGTGGGAACGATCAGTCCTGGGCTCTTTCATGCAGTCCTCAGAGTTTCACTGCCTGGCACAACAACAcaccaacagaaataaaaccgCTCGAAAAGACCAACTCCAACAGGCTGGGAGTGTATTTGGACTGGTCTGCAGGCACTGTGTCCTTTTACTCACTTCTTGGCATAGTTTCCTCCATAAAAAAGATTCACCTTCATACGTTTGAGACAACATTCACTGAACCACTCTATGCTGCATTTGGGTTTGAACAAACCCAGGAGCTTGAGGATGAATCCTCTTCAGTTTCCCTGATTCAAGTTGAATAA